The sequence CACGAAGGGAATGAAGCCGCCAACAGTCATGATCTGGCTTCCGAACGGAATGGAAAGGCCGATCAGAAATACAAGACTCCGTACCCTGTGAAAAGCCCTTTGGCTCCAAACCCCGTATGCGAGTACCAAGATACAAAAGAAGAAGGTGCCAAGAAAATTTACTACGAATACATCCATCCAGGGACCGTACTCGTAGATCAGTGCTAGCCAAGGAGCGGAGTTATCGAAACGAATAGAAGGGCGGATCCATTCCTTTTTCCCAAACCAGACCACGGATTCGGTAATGATAGGAAGGATGGAAAAAATAAAGACGCTGCCTGTGCAAATGAACTTGCTCAGATTCGCTACTCGAAAGCAGAGAAACGGAAGAGAAGCAATCAAAAGATCGCAGCCTATGAATTGGAAGTCGTCCCAGAAAATAATGGACTTAGGTTGTGTGCTTACGATCTCGAAAAAATAGCCGAAGCTATAGAGAGTCATCCCGATGGAGACGAATAAGAACTCTATAGAACCGGGAGTCTTTCGATTCTTGAATGCGAGTCTGACGGTGATGATCGAAAGAATGAAACTGAATAGGGGAAGGATCGCATATGGAGTCCATCTGAACCAAGAGAGAGACTGGACTTCCGGAGCCATGCGACAATTTTTGAAAGCGAGCGCTCGCGCTCAAGGAAATAAAAAATCTACTGGAGCGTGATCAACTGGCGATCGCTTCCTGCTTGGTTCCACCGATCGTAAAATAGAATGACGCACCTTCGCCCAATTTGCCTTCAGCCCAAACGGAGCCCTTGTACCTAGTGACGATCCGATGAACGATCGCAAGACCGACCCCGGTTCCCTCAAACTCGTCTTGTCTATGCAATCTTTGGAATACACCGAAAAGACGATTATAATATTTCATATCGAAGCCGGCACCGTTATCCTTCACGAAGAAGGTCCTACCTTTCTCGGTTTGAGTGACGCCCACTTCGACTACTGGATTTTCCTTCTTAGAAGAATACTTCACCGCATTGGAGATCAGGTTCTGGAAAACATAGGACATCAGATCCTTGTCGGAAGTTACTTTGGCCAGAGGATGGATGATGATCTCCGTCTTGTTCTGTATTTGGTCCTTGATCTGGTTTGCGACAGATTCTGCCACTTCGGTCAGATCGAAGGTGGAATCCTTGAGCTCCTTTCTGCCTACTCTGGAGAATTCAAGTAGGTTATCGATGAGGTTCTCCATTCTCCGAGTGGATTCGATGAGAACGTTCAAGAAACGGATCCCATCCTTATCCATTACGGAACTGTAATCTTCGATCAGCATTTGCGTATAGCCTTGGATGGCGCGAAGGGGAGCTCTTAGATCATGTGAAACTGAATAGGAGAATGCTTCTAACTCTGCATTCGCAAATTCCAACTGGAAGTTTTTCTGTTCGATGGACTCCATGATCTTCTTGCGATCTGCGGCCATGGAGAGAAGGGATTTTACTCGAGTGATCAATTCTTCCGGATGGAAAGGCTTGAATAGATATTCGTCTGCTTTTGCTTCCCAGCCTTGCAGCATGGCTTCTCTATGAGTTAAGGCGGTAAGAAGGATCACGATCGTCTTGGCGGCTTCCGGATCGGATTTGATCATCTTACAAAGTTCGATCCCATCCGTCTCAGGCATCATCACATCCGAGAGAACTAGATCCGGTCCCCAAGAAAGAACATGGTTCATTCCCTCCTTGCCGTTCTTAGCAAGCTTCACGCGGGCAAAGGGACTCAGGAGAGAAGAAATGAATCGAGCCAGATCCTCGTTGTCTTCGCATACTAGGACTTTTGGGAGATCGGAATCTTCTTCCGAGAGAGCTTCTTCTTGGTTGGATTCGGAAGAATAGAACTTGGGGGAATAAGAAACAAATTTGCTTCCGGCTAACTCTTTGTCGTTGGGAGAAGATTCTATCAATTCAGCGGGAACTTCGATAGTGAAAGTGCTACCGACTCCTAACGTGCTCTCGACAGAAACTTGGCCGCCCAAGAGCTCGGAGAATTCTTTCACCATAGCAAGACCAAGACCGGTGCCTCCATATTTCCTGGTAGAAGAGCCTTCTACTTGCTGGAATTTCTGGAACAATTTACCGAGATCATTCTCTGCGATCCCGATCCCGGAGTCTTTTACGCTCAATTTCAAGAAGCCTTTTTCCCAGGAAAGACGGACAAAGATATTTCCTTCCTTAGGAGTGAATTTCAATGCGTTGGACAGCAGATTGAACAGGATCCTTTCAAAAAGATAGCGATCCATAGAAAGAGAAGGATTCGAAGCGATCAGATCGCACTCTATATGGATCTGCTTCTCGGAAGCGACAGGCTCGAAATCCCTTAAGATAGTGCGAACAAGGTTGCAGACCGGAACGGATTCCTTTTCGACCTTCATCTTCCCTGCTTCAAATTTAGAAAAATCTAATAAACTATTCACTAATTGAAGAAGGCGGATAGAATTGTTGTGTACGATATGGAGTTTTTGTGTCTGTTCCGGTTTTAGGTTAGAGGTCTTTTCCGAAAGAAGAAGGGACTCCAAAGGGGCAAGGATCAGAGTGAGAGGGGTCCTTAGTTCGTGAGAGACGTTGGCAAAAAATTCATTCTTGATCGTTTCTGCCTCGCGAAGCTTCTTATTGCTTTCCTGCAATTCGAGAGAGCGACGAACAATCTCTGATTCCATCTGAGTTGTGCGTGATTGCAGTTCTTCAGTGATCTTGCTAAGCTCGGTACCCTTTTGCTTGAGTTGAACAAACTCGGTCACATCTTCTACTTTATGAATGATATAAGTAACTTGGCCTTTCGCATCCAAAAGAGGGGAATTGACCGGGCTCCAATATTTCTCTCGAAAACCGCCGCCCTCCGAATCAGGAAGTTGGATGGAATATTTTTGGACGGCCATGGTGTCTGGCTGCTTCTTCTCCAAGACGCGTAAGAGAGAAGTGCGAAGGTTCGCGACCCCGGTCGCATCCGGATCGTTCGGATCATCGGTAAAGACATCGAAGATACCGTTGCCCAAGAGATCCTCTCGTTTTGTAAGAGTAGCATTCAGATAGGCGTCCGTGACGGCTAAGATTTTGAGTTCCGCTGAGAGAATGAGATAGAGTCCGGGAGAGGATTCGAAAAGAAGACGAAAATCAGGCTTTGGAGAAGAGGACTGGTCCATTCTGTACCGGAATTTAGAAGGAAACTAAAGAAACTCCGAAATGCGTAGCGAAATCGGGAATTTCGAAGAACAAAGCTATCTGGTTTCGAAAAATAATTCAATCAGATTCTGGGTGAAAATAGGAATAGAAACGGCGTAGAAAGTCGGAAAAAGAGTAAGCAAAAGGATGTATTTCCTCTGCGGGGAAGAGCGGGACCATGGGAAACCGCCGAAAAAGAAGCTGCCTCCGAATATTTTTTGTGCCAGTTCACAAATAATTTCCAAAAATAGAAAGCGTATCCGCTCAAAAAAGCAAAACCAGATCACATTTTCATTATATACCGTTTTAGGAACTAATCTTCAGTAACGAAGCGAGAAGGATAGTCCTTTTCGCAGTGCAAAAAAATACAAACCACTTTCAATTTTTCTAATCTTCAAATATATAATTAAGAATCTTTCTCAACGGTTACAAAAGAGCATCCTCTGCTCCTTAAAGAGTAAATTACGCAAACGAAAGAGAGGCGTAACGTACTTTATTTTCTAGATAAAACCAAAAATGTCAAAATCTCTCCACAAAAGTCAAATCCGCTTGACGTATTTTTCTAATATATGATTTTTTTCGCGCCCCATGGGACTCAAGGGGCGAAGCTGCGTACGGGGTGGGGAAATGGCGAGAAAAGGACAAATAACTTTTGAGAAGATAAATTCGATCTTTAAAGCGCTAATCCAGCTAGATTCGGACAAATACGACCTTCGGATCTCAAAATTTGAGTATGAGAAGGTGAAAGATAAACCAAGCCTGATGAAGGAATTGGTGGGAAATCGGAAATTTGATACATGGGAAACTTTCAAGGCCTCTTTTGTTGAAAATCAGTCGCAATATAATGTAAGTTGGCGCCAGGCCCAAGGAGGGACTCTTTATTTAGAATCACTCACTCTCACTGAAGACATGGGTTATGAGATGGGTAATAAGCTGATCGATAAATTAGATTCTAAAGGAGTGGAATACAATATTTACGATTATATTAAGGAATATATCCCGGAAGCCACGAACTACGTTGGAGACAACGGTTACATTGTCCTGAGAGAATTCAGAGAAGGGTTTAAAGCCGTAGATAAGAAAAATTTCAGCTTTAAATTCAAACAAGGACGTAATAGTTCGATTTTCATTAAAACCACAAACATCTATACCTTTGTAAATAAAGAAGGATCTCAAGACGAAATATTATTAGGAAACGAGATCCTTTCGGAATTAAAAAGCATTACTGCCTTAGATTCTTTGGAGCACACTCAAACGGAAAGAACAGGTGGTAAATATCAGAATTACGACTTTATAGGGTTCAAAAGGGAAACGAATCCTTTCAAAGATCATCTGGAAATCTATACGTTCGAGTTAAAGCCTTCCAACAAGATCGAATATGTATCCGATGCGATCAGCCAGGCGATCAATTATAAGACGACATCCGACTACGTCTACATAGTGATCCCGATGTTTGACACGAGGCTTTTCCACGATGAGGCGAGGTTTGATACCTATTATGAGATCTGCAGGGATAATGGGCTCGGCATCATTACCATCGAAATCGATACCTCTAAAC is a genomic window of Leptospira langatensis containing:
- a CDS encoding ATP-binding protein, with the translated sequence MDQSSSPKPDFRLLFESSPGLYLILSAELKILAVTDAYLNATLTKREDLLGNGIFDVFTDDPNDPDATGVANLRTSLLRVLEKKQPDTMAVQKYSIQLPDSEGGGFREKYWSPVNSPLLDAKGQVTYIIHKVEDVTEFVQLKQKGTELSKITEELQSRTTQMESEIVRRSLELQESNKKLREAETIKNEFFANVSHELRTPLTLILAPLESLLLSEKTSNLKPEQTQKLHIVHNNSIRLLQLVNSLLDFSKFEAGKMKVEKESVPVCNLVRTILRDFEPVASEKQIHIECDLIASNPSLSMDRYLFERILFNLLSNALKFTPKEGNIFVRLSWEKGFLKLSVKDSGIGIAENDLGKLFQKFQQVEGSSTRKYGGTGLGLAMVKEFSELLGGQVSVESTLGVGSTFTIEVPAELIESSPNDKELAGSKFVSYSPKFYSSESNQEEALSEEDSDLPKVLVCEDNEDLARFISSLLSPFARVKLAKNGKEGMNHVLSWGPDLVLSDVMMPETDGIELCKMIKSDPEAAKTIVILLTALTHREAMLQGWEAKADEYLFKPFHPEELITRVKSLLSMAADRKKIMESIEQKNFQLEFANAELEAFSYSVSHDLRAPLRAIQGYTQMLIEDYSSVMDKDGIRFLNVLIESTRRMENLIDNLLEFSRVGRKELKDSTFDLTEVAESVANQIKDQIQNKTEIIIHPLAKVTSDKDLMSYVFQNLISNAVKYSSKKENPVVEVGVTQTEKGRTFFVKDNGAGFDMKYYNRLFGVFQRLHRQDEFEGTGVGLAIVHRIVTRYKGSVWAEGKLGEGASFYFTIGGTKQEAIAS